TTTGCATATTCAACCTTTGCTTAGATCTTGGGTTGTTGTGGATAAAGCCAGAACTTGGCCAGGAGTCTCCATCCACTGGCTAGAGGGACAATATGGAAACTACAATGGTCTTAGGGGGTGGGATTCTTAAGAATGGATCCACTAAACCTTTTCACTGGAGAAAAAGGGAGAGGATGGGTCTCTGTTGATCACCAAAATGGCTGTGATCAGGTTCATGGACCCAACACGGACCAACTCCACATGGAAGGGGTACTGTAGTAAGAAGAACTGGGTAAAACTGAATGCAAAAACTGGCCAAATGCCATTCGTTAGCATCTTAACCACGTCTTATTTCTCACTTAGTTCCATGGGGCTCTTGGTATGACCACGTCCAGCGATACTGGGAGGAGAGAGCCAACCACCGCATCCTGTATCTGTTCTACGAGGACATGAAAGAGGTTAGACCGAGATCTGTAGCTTGCTACCAATTGTCCTGAAGGGTGGAACGGGGAAGAATAGCACAAATGAATCGACTTTAAACAGCAGGGAACCAGAGTGAAGGTCAGGCAGCGGCTCAGCTGTAAAGAgagctttgggggcagggaaacATTTCAGTTTGCTAGGGAAATGTGAGCAATGATTCTTGCTAATTTTTTTGGAGAGAGAACCGGTTGCATCATTTAGGAAATGAGGGAATTCCTCATTTCTCACCATTTGCTAatacaggatttctcaaccagggtttcgtcaaaccctgaggtttcttgacagccctggaagggcaggagttaattaatatattaaggaggggggtggggaggggaggggctccaggtgggcatgaccacagctctccttcccaaccatattctgcacgatcgcgccacttctggggttcctcaaagcctgaggaatgtttcaggggcttctcaatggtaagaaagttgagaaagtttcAGTATGACTGTCCTGATGAATCTATTTCCCCATAATGAAACTTGCAGGGCTTTAAAGAGGATTTTGGATTTTTGCAGGGATTAGTAGCAACTGGTTGAGTCTGCCATCTCCTTAGCCAATGGAATCCACACATTTGGAACATTCTGaacaccctccccaaactccaattTCAAGAATACTTGGGAGGCATATGGAAGGGGCACCCTTGGGGGTCACTTTTGTGGCAAACAAAGGTCACACCATAGTTGTGATGTTCTAGGATTCATGGCAGATGTTATGGTTTTACTGAGCGCGTCCAACTGACAGATTttcgtctctctctctcacacacacatactgctTCCATACTGAGAAACAGTAGATGTTAAGCTCTAATCCACAAAAGCTGAGGCTAAAACGAAATATTCGTCTTTCGTGTAACACAAGTTTCCTGtctcccccaggacctggccCGTGAGATCCGGCGTGTGAAGGATTTCCTGGAGGTTGACTTACCTGAGGACGTTGTTCAGACGATTGCCCATCACACCTCCTTCCAGGTCATGAAGGACAATCCAATGGCCAATTATGACAGTGTTCCCAGCTTCATCTTTGACAGGACAAAAAGCTCTTTTATGAGGAAAGGTAAGAAGGGGACGTGGACCCTCTGAGAACCCAGGGCCAATCCCTGAGAGTGTAGCGGTTAAGCGTGATgcgctctaatctggagaaccaagtatGATACCCCatgtctccacatgcagctagctgggtgaccttgggatagtcacagtcccgttagagctgttcttacagagcagttctctcagagttctctcagacccacctacctcacagcgtgtctgttgtggggagaggaagggaaggatgtttgtaagctgctttgggattcattcaggtggtgaaaagcggggtataaaaaccatccaACAACACACATCATCTAAAAATTATAGCCTGGAAACTGCGTTCGCCCCATACAGTCTTTTTTCTCTTCAGCATAGGTTTTACTGTTCATTATTTTATAAAACAAATTACAAATTTTCCTCTTCTGCGTTCCCCTCCCCTCAGGCGAAGTTGGTAACTGGAAAAACCATTTTACCGTGGCTCAAAAAGAAGATTTTGATGCGGATTACCAGTGCAAGATGAACGGAACAACGCTGCATTTTCGGGATGTATTATAGACACTCACCACTTGAGACTTTTTCGAAGAAGGGCCAAAATGTTTCGCCTTGCTTGATGCCTTTATTGCAATAAATACGGGCACTTTTGAAAACAGCATGTGAAGTGTTTGGATGCGAGGGAGGAATGACAAATACGGGTTACAAAAGGAGTGACCGAAGCCAGGAGCCCAAATGAAATTGGAAAAGTAGAAACATGTAAAGCATGTAAAATATGAACTTCCTTCCCGAATTCTACCAGCAGTCATGTGAACCCGCTTCCGGAAAGGCGTGCTGCTTTCAAAAACACAAGAAAAGGCTTTGGTTTTAGTTGGTTTTGATTTGGTGTGGTTTTCCTGCTCAGCTGGCAAATATCATAATGGGGGATGTGACGGAACCAGCCCATTTTTGCCTTGCAGGCCCGGTTCTGCTTTGCCCAGCCTCtattctggctggttgccaaatCCAAGAGGGCGGCAAAAGGAACTCTCTCTGAGTAATGcacactgccaccacctggttgTAGTACAAGGCCGCAGCTGGGAGAACCGAGATCCACTTCAAAACGATATTAGACTTAACAACATCCCGCTCCACAGCAAATGGCCAGTGCAGAAAGGGCCTAactgttcattctgtctgttcaggaggcaagcagggaggaagtgtcctcaaaggagcagggagtctgcaataagccaatcaggacacaggaggcgatgatgtagttgtgagttcctgcattgtgcagggggttggactggatgaccttggaggtcccttccaactctttggttCTATGATTATATGTGAAAATTATCAGgacgttcctattctaactatgctaaattcaTATCTGCTACGACTGAGGTTTGTACTACGACTGcagtatttaatttattaaatggTTAGATTAATCCATTTGAAAAACTATCAATTAACTCCAGGTCTACTCCCCCCGCCCCTGAATATACACACTAAAATAATAGAGCTGTATTTAAAAGTACTTCTTAAAATGTCTCATGCTTGGAATTGTACCGTCTCGGGAGCCAGACAAAGGTCTCCTGTTCCAGTATTCCCCGGACAAAAGGGTCTCATATTCTCGTATCAACAGGTGAGATAAAGCACTTTCATAACTACTGATTTGTTACGCAAGGAGATCTGTCTCCCTTTATTAGCAATCGTTAACCGTGGCCGGGCAATTAACAGCTTAAAGGGTCCCACTTGATTTCTGCCTGTTGTTCGCTACAAACCGTAATACCATCTGGAAAGATAATTATTTCATGGGATGGCTGGAAGGATTTGCTGTGTCGTAAGAGCAATGTCTCTGGTCAATAgcgctacatcaggggtagtcaaactgcggccctccagatgtccatggactacaattcccaggagcccctgccagcgaatgctggcagggggctcctgggaattgtagtccatggacatctggagggccgcagtttgactacccctgtgctacatcATTTCCAAGCAGGGGGGGCCAACATCCCGGTGGTCGCTGGacagctccaggcaacagagatcagttcccctggagaaaatggccacttcggaaGGTGAACTCTGTGACCTTATACccccctgaagtccctcccctccccaacccctgcctccccaggctccacccccaaaatcgccCGGTCAGAGCTGGCACCCCATCTTCCAGGTATTATTTATTCATCCgggtgcagccaggagatccgagaaTTGTCTGGCAAACAAGCAAGGGACATTCCAGGGTGGTTTgcgattgcctgcctctgtgtcatgatccctggtggtccttggaggaactacctcccaaatccttggaggtctcccatccaaatattagccagggttgtccctgctcagcttccgagatctgataggatcaggtttgcctgggctacccaggtcagggctaaaaggtaaaggtaaaggtatcccctgtgcaagcactgagtcatgtctgacccttggggtgacgccctccagcattttcatggcagactcaatacggggtggtttgccagtgccttccccagtcattaccgtttaccccccagcaagctgggtactcattttaccgacctcagaaggatggaaggctgagtcgaccttgagccggctgctgggatcgaactcccagcctcatgggcagagcttcagactgcatgtctgctgccttaccactctgcgccacaagaggctcttataggtcAGGGCTACTTCCCAGTAAAACCATGGAATGTATCAATCACTCCCTCCGAATGGTGGTCTTTACAAACTGTGCAGGACCAGGCTGGGACAAGAGATGGTTTTTACTTCGGAATGGTCCGATCTTGATTTCCAAGCCCTGTTACCTACTGCGAACTTTCAGTGTTAATAAATAAACCGTTGCTACGAGAGAAAGAAACTGGTCGTTTTCGATTGCTGCACTTTGAAACGGAGGTTATACAAAGCCTGGAGACGGGGCGAGAAGGTGGCGTTTCCATTTGGGGGCAGCTTTTAGGGTGCACCCAAGCCACGATGAACTAAGATTTCACCATCCTGTCCATAACAAGGTGGGGACACCCAACCTGGAGATTGAAGGTAATGATGGACTCACTGTAATTTTTACCCATCTCCAGCCCCCGCATCAGTTGCGCCCGTTCTTGGTGTAGTCAGAGCTAGCCATGGCGATCCAGTTTCATCTGGACTCGAAGATTGTGATGCACTGTCTtgggggctacccttgaagactgtttggaAGTGGTCACTAAAGAGAGAggcaatgtggtgtagtggttaagagtggcggcctctaactgggggaattgggtttgattccccgttcttccacaagcagccagctgggtgaccttgggctgatcacagttctctcagagctctctcagcctcgcctagcacacagggtgtctgttgtggggaggagaacggcaggcgattgcaagccacttggagactccttcaggaagtgaaaagcagggaataagaATCAACCTATCCTCATTGGGTTCGGTCCCTCTTGTCCCCTTTCTAGTCCAGAGCATAGAATATGCTTGCTTGGATTAGGGATGCTTCTTCTTCCGGTGCTCTTGAAATTTTGGTTCCTAGAAAGGGTATTCCTAAACAGATCGACATCCTTCTAGGCCTATGGGAAGGTTCTAACTGTGTTTAGCACTGGCTGTCCCTCTCTCCTGCTGAGATGTGAACGCTTGTTGAGTTCTTTGGAGGACAAACATTAtgtaacacacacaaacaccacatGCATCATTTGTAAAGGTCAGGAAAGAGGCATAGAGGAGGAAAggtgtttcccccctttctccctgccctctctctcccctgagccttaggggagggcagtatacaaattagatagatagatagatagatagatagatagatagatagatagatagatagatagatagatagatagatagatagatagatagatagacagacagacagacagacagacagacagacagacagacagacagggagggagggagggagggagggagggagggagggagggagtatgTTCAACGTGACTGATTTGTCCTTTTCCCAACCAAGACGCAAGCACAATTGAAATTTTCTTgtacttatttctttatttctccaTTTCTACCCTGCCATTCCCAAGAGGGCTCAGGGCAGGGTACGACAAAGTTAAAACAAGCCATCGCTAAATAAACTTCAATTTTAAAATCTAAAGTCTAGTTTTAAAATAAGCCCATTGTCAAAACCCAGGGCCTCCTCTTCTTGCATAAAGCAATACAGTGGATTTCTACCTGGGGGCGCATATGGAGTACATGCGATATTGCTTGTAGGCAGACTTTCAAAATGGAGACTCACCGCATATTCTCCCTAAGAAATCTAACAGTGCACATGCTCCAAGGGCAAGCTCGTTTTTTCCCCCGATTTGCTCCGAGGTAAGCCTGATTGAGCAAGTGCGCCCTTCTTTTCTCCGTAATTGCCCCTGTAAACTTGCTTCTCGATTCATAGCTCAGAGCCACTACACTGAAAGGAAAGATGAGATCCCCAGTCATTTTTCTACTCGCAGGCTGTAATTGTACCCAAATGTTTATGTTCTACCAGTAGATAAGGTCACATAGTTCTAAGTTCTCCTAGGACACTAAATGTAGACCCTGCCCTTGTTATCACGGTATGCGTTGCAGTGGGACAAAAGTCATATTGCTTCAAAACAGACGGCAGGGACACCTCTGGGCACAAAGGTAAATGTTTTGAGGGATCAAGAATGGGTCTGGAAACCAGTCGGGCCGTCAGGACGTcaattccctcctcctttctcactgaggaTTAAGGCTTTAGAAAAATGATGCAGGACTCTGCAGGGAAATTGCTGGATTaacccccagctccaccctctgGGAATCCAGCACTGGGAAAACACGCCCTCTTGCTTATACAGAACAATTTCCGTGCACGAAACAGAAATCCCAGGAAGTTCGAGCAGAAAGAGAACTCAGAGGGCCCAGGAGAGGAGCGAAGCTGGTAGGTACGCATTTACGACAGTGTTAGTAGGGGGCAGCAGAGAGGGGTGATCGCTGTTGGTAAAGGGGCTGGAGCATCAGATCTTCCTATTATCCCAGAAATTCCCCAGGTTACGTGAGAGCTCCCTCaggttacacagcctttcccagaagttcagatggtcaCTGACCTCATTAGACATCCCTGGAGCCTACTTCTCTTGTTGCTCTACAGTCTCTTTCTCTGCaatgattgattggttggttggttggttggttggttgattgattgattgattgattgattgattgattgattgattgattgattgattgattgattgattgattggctggctggctggctggctggccggccggctcccacatcttacttccttctCTGAAGGGGgatgtcaccacttctggagttcctcgaagcctgaaaaatatttcaggttcCTCCACGTTCAAAAGCTGGGAAAGGGCTGTATCATCTCTTTTGTCGCCCTGCTAGATAAATGGATCGTGGATCTGCGATGAGAGACCCCGAACCCCGATCTATCCAGCGCGAAACACTAGTGGACGTTCACGGAGTGCCTTTGTTCAGCTCCACTTTAGAAAAGTGGGCTCCCTTGTGGAGCTTTAAAGCTAGGCCTGATGACCTTCTCATCTGCACTTATCCCAAAGCAGGTAAGCTGGAGACAAGGAGAACTGAAGGGCCCGGCAAACCACAGGTGAGGTTATGGAGTTGGGAAGCTTGAAGATCTCTGACCGAATAATGGACTCGCCCTGCCTCTTCTTTCTCCATTCCACCAGGGACCACCTGGCTCCAGGAAATTGTGGAGATGGTTCAGTCTGGAGGAGACCCCCAGAAATGTGCTCGGGCTCCTATCTATAAGCGGATACCGTTCATAGAGATTGTGCATCCTCTCCTCGCAGGTCAGGATGTGGTCCTTCAGGACACAGAATTGCAAGGAGGGGGGAAGACCTTTGCACATCATGCTGTTCATACTTTCTGACAATTCAGGCTTGGAAGACGCAGAGGCCATGCCTTCCCCACGGACGCTCAAAACTCACCTGCCGGCTCAGCTCGTGCCCCCTTCCTTCTGGGAACAGAACTGCAAGGTCAGCGCATGTGGGCCGAGAGTCTACTAAACGGGCATGATTTAACGGCAGACCAGGGCAGCCAGGGAGCTGTTTCAGCTCGTCAAAGTCTTTAACAAACGGAGAAAATGTCTCTCTGGATGTGCGGAAGGTCGTGGCTGTCCCTCATGTGACCCAGCCAGGCTTGATGTTGCCAGAattgatttaaatatttataccacaCTTGTCTCCCGTACGGAAACCCAGGGTGATGTATGatgttattctcctctcctctggttTATCCTCACATGATCAGCTGAGAGAATATGACTCGTCCAACGTCACCCACTCAGCTTCTGCtctgggagactttggggatggagctgggagtgggcgggacttgaggtggggaggagcctcaccaccctcccaagcagccattttctcctggggctctgatctctttgctataattccaggggatctccaagtcccatcTGGGATCCCTACTTCTCTGGCAGAGTGGGGCTTGGAACCTGGATCTGCCCTGGCCCAGCAGCCTgtatccttttatttttttaagactgGGAAATAAGTTCTGCCTTTGGTAGTGAATTGACGGCTAGGCGAAtgggttttcttttccttctgttccGTTCCAATAGATCATTTATGTGGCCAGGAATGCCAAAGATAATGCAGTCTCCTATTTCCACTTCCACCGTATGGACCAGGAGATGCCAGAGCCCGGAACCTGGGACGAATTCCTAGAGAACTTCATGGCTGGAAAGGGTGAGTGGATGCATGAATCAGAAGTCGAACAGCGAGAGACACTGCACCAAGGGGCGTGTTTGCCCAAGATGACACAACCAGGATTCCTGAGTCTATTGACTAAATATAGGGGGAATGGGAATATCGTAGAGTTGTCAACCTTCAGTTGGGCAAATAAGCGAAGAAGCTAACAGGCTGGCCACGACAAAGTACGAAGTATAAGCGTAGATCAGTACATAAAACCAAAGCGTGGGCCGGTTACAAGACACGTTTTCACAGCTTTCCTCAGTGGCTCagtaaaaaataatgaacagTTTTACAGGCAGCTTTGATGCGGATTTGCAAGATGACTCAAGCCCTCCATCCAGGTTGAATCAGAATAACGCTAACAAGCAGAAAATTACTTGCAGAAAAGATTTTCAGAGtctggagttgggaaccctataGGAGGGGAACGCTTCCACGAGCCTGCAAATCCCTTTGCAATTTCCCTTTGAGTCCTTAAAAATAAATGCTACCAAGGTCAGGGTGTGGGGTTGGAGGAAAACAAAGAGGCCAATCAGGCCTGTGTGGTTCTTTCCACTTCTGGCTTCTCTTTGCAGTTGCCTGGGGTTCTTGGTCTGACCATGTCAAGGGCTGGTGGGAAGCCAAAGACCGTCACCCGATTCTGTATCTCTTTTACGAAGACATGAAAGAAGTAAGTCACTGATGtactaatccaggctttctcaaccagggttccatgaaaccctggggtttcttgacagccctggaaagatttcctgaatgggtgggagttaattcatttttaagatatattttacattggttaaatatttattgaataaTATGACCCTATGTGATCATATcaacctgcctctccctccccaaatggccagtgatgggcctggagggggtaggaaagggaggggcccctggtgggcgtgtccacagccatgcttccaactatattctgcacgatgttgccacttctggggtttctcgaagcctggagaatgtttcaggggtttctcaatggtaaaaaaaaattgagaaaggtacTAATAGAACCCGTCCATCGTGTGGATTTCAGCTACAAAGTAAGTTTTCTGCTGGAAAGACTTCAAGCAATGGCTGTGAGTAAAGTTGCCATCTTCCAGTTGATGCCTGGacatttcctgggattacaactaatctccggGTGACAGAAATCCAGTTCAGTTGGAGAGAACAGCTACTTTGGAAGGCGGGCTctctagcattgtaccccactgagattcttCCCTTTTCCAAACCGTACCATCCTGAGACTCTACCCCCAAACTGCCAGGGATTCCCCAACTCCAAACTGGCACCCCCAGTTGTGAGTGTTTCTCATTGCAGTCCTCCAGTCAAGAAGGAAAAGCATcttatggaccgtttatgcactgggaacttcactgcgccaactcctgtgcaggagcacaaatcgggggcagatgaggtgcaccagaccaaatgctcccccatgtgggtgcaggaagaggtggagcgacctaccatgactaaaactccagcctgcagcccggcatgaaacctccagtgtgtaaaccaggggtagtcaaactgcggccctccagatgtccatggactacaattcccaggagcacctgccagcatttgctggcaggggctcctggaaatgtagtccatggacatctggagggccgcagtttgactacccctggcgtaaacGGTCATGGTAGGGTCCCAGCCTTCCTCCCCCATCAACCATCTGGTCTCTATCCATCGCTAGGACTTAACCCGGGAAATCCGGAAGGTGGCTCATTTCCTGGACAAAGAGCTCCCGGAGGCAGTCTTGAACAGGATAGTGGAGCACACAACGTTTGACAACATGAAAGCCAACCCAATGGCGAATTACGACACCATTCCTCCTTCCGTTATGGATCCAGCTGTGTCGACATTCATGAGAAAAGGTGAGAGGCAAAGGATGGGGTCTAGCCCTGATTACAGAGTGGGAATCTTACAGGGCTTTGGGCTTTCGTGATTGAAGTGAGTGGGATGTGGTCCTGTACAGAAGAGTCGCATAAAGCTGTGCAGAGATAAGaatagcaaagttttattcaagggatgagctttcgtgtgcacacacacacacacacttcctctgatacaatgtcatgaaatggaagtaatcagttcatacttcaaaggcagtggttctcaacctgggggtcgggacccctttgggggggtcgaacgaccttttcacaggggttgcagcagggcgagcagcttggccggggtggggtgggggcccccgccactgttgccgcccctcctgaaggcgcctgccaatttatatacaatttataaatagtttatatacagtcatgaacaatggatcttcacgccattggtcagtttcggtttgatttccgagaaagaacccttgcatagttttatggttgggggtccccataacatgaggaactgtattcaagggtcgtggcatgaggaagtttgagaaccacggGACTGGGCAAAGTGTgaaagtaaattaacatacaaagTCAGTTACGATGGACCAGATTGCTGGTTCAGGATGTTGCTCAGGTTCCGGACTAGAGCAGCTTGTGAAGAACAGCATTCTCCGCCCATGCAAAATCTGAAATTCACAGAATTCGAAGAGTCGGAAAGGGCCACAGCAGAGACATGTCCTGACTTTGCTCCTTGGCTCGTTTTCGCCTCCTGCAGGCATTGTGGGAGACTGGAAGGAACATTTCACCGTTGCTCAAAGCGAACACCTCGACGAAGTCTGCGCTCGAGAACTGAGGGGCCACGGCCTGAATTTCCGCATGGAGCTCTAAGCTCACCGTTCTGTTCACCGTGGAAGTGTC
The Paroedura picta isolate Pp20150507F chromosome 16, Ppicta_v3.0, whole genome shotgun sequence genome window above contains:
- the LOC143826442 gene encoding sulfotransferase 1C2-like — encoded protein: MDRGSAMRDPEPRSIQRETLVDVHGVPLFSSTLEKWAPLWSFKARPDDLLICTYPKAGTTWLQEIVEMVQSGGDPQKCARAPIYKRIPFIEIVHPLLAGLEDAEAMPSPRTLKTHLPAQLVPPSFWEQNCKIIYVARNAKDNAVSYFHFHRMDQEMPEPGTWDEFLENFMAGKVAWGSWSDHVKGWWEAKDRHPILYLFYEDMKEDLTREIRKVAHFLDKELPEAVLNRIVEHTTFDNMKANPMANYDTIPPSVMDPAVSTFMRKGIVGDWKEHFTVAQSEHLDEVCARELRGHGLNFRMEL